Proteins found in one Kluyveromyces marxianus DMKU3-1042 DNA, complete genome, chromosome 2 genomic segment:
- the SAS5 gene encoding Sas5p, with protein MVSTVKRTVRIKTKQSVLPDVPPPVENFPMRQWSIEIVLLDDKGNEVPATIFDKVVYHLHPTFANPHRTFTEPPFKIEEQGWGGFELLISAHLLEKGGEKKLSHDLHFMKDAYEIDHVIQVPINKPLLKAELEKSGAVDDAVTPSTPSSTVASAATPGDKRKAPSTNGDSKAKKAKSVSASTIKGSVNLEKLAFGLTKLNEDTLVGVVQMITDNRTPEMNITNNVEEGEFVIDLYSLPESLLKSLWEYVKKNTE; from the exons ATGGTTTCT ACAGTAAAAAGAACAGTAAGAATCAAAACCAAGCAATCTGTGCTACCAGATGTTCCACCCCCAGTGGAAAATTTTCCTATGCGTCAATGGAGCATCGAGATAGTGCTTTTGGATGATAAAGGAAACGAAGTTCCAGCAACAATATTCGATAAGGTAGTGTACCATTTGCACCCTACTTTTGCCAACCCACACAGAACATTTACTGAACCGCCGttcaaaattgaagaacaaggatGGGGTGGCTTTGAGCTACTGATCAGTGCACATCTTTTAGAGAAGGGtggtgaaaaaaaattaagcCATGATCTTCATTTCATGAAAGATGCTTATGAGATTGACCATGTCATCCAGGTTCCTATTAACAAGCCTCTTTTAAAGGCTGAACTAGAGAAGAGTGGGGCAGTCGATGATGCAGTCACTCCTTCTACTCCCAGTTCAACCGTTGCTTCCGCAGCAACACCAGGtgataaaagaaaagcacCAAGTACAAACGGAGATTCTAAAGCAAAGAAGGCAAAGTCAGTTTCAGCCTCTACTATTAAGGGCTCCGTGAATTTGGAGAAGTTAGCATTTGGTTTGACTAAACTTAATGAGGACACATTAGTTGGCGTTGTACAAATGATAACTGATAATAGAACACCTGAAATGAATATCACAAACAATGTAGAAGAAGGCGAATTTGTCATTGATCTCTATAGTCTCCCTGAGAGTTTACTAAAGAGTTTATGGGAGTAtgtaaagaaaaacactGAATGA
- the RUD3 gene encoding Rud3p — protein MAKNKKKGSGSHKAKAAGSAKDVKPVDSNKAQDSSLVHSNNLELPENKTEDHSIATQQEGVPQEVEEVARKEEVKDEIESQESEKSIEKEVVEEAEEGVELKESEKKLEEQTNPQQSSEDSKNNELDLVKQERDQYEFKYNTLLSKISSMKTVFSQMKEAQQELENTREQLDEYESQNISLKQKLKSNESEIQDNQETISTLNDEIVNLNKECEGLSSECQNLKDEVKKLQHQLEDITRERSSLSMSMKTEIENLKSQIANLEIIINNEKQDKRELEEQIADFEQQIKQLTDIKESQSQVISNLEGQLSDAKTAIDTLKKEKAAEYAKLSEEISQLAKHKEQSASEINVMKEKMKSMEEDVALKEKFEQEVKERVLQIGKLRHEAIILNEHLTKALAMLKQSNDSENVDKELISNLFISFVTIPRGDPKKFEVLELISSFLNWDADKKSQAGLIQNPNHVHTGSRTQNFVSLWTEFLEKESEK, from the coding sequence ATGGCaaagaataagaagaagggaagCGGCAGTCATAAAGCCAAGGCTGCTGGATCAGCGAAAGACGTCAAGCCTGTTGATTCCAATAAAGCACAAGATTCTTCACTGGTTCATTCCAATAATCTTGAACTACCCGAGAATAAAACAGAAGATCATAGCATCGCTACTCAACAAGAGGGAGTACCACAGgaagtagaagaagtagcgagaaaagaagaagtcaaggATGAAATAGAATCACAAGAGTCAGAGAAATCGATAGAAAAGGAAGTTGTCGAAGAGGCAGAAGAGGGAGtagaattgaaagaatcagagaagaagttggaagaacaaaccaATCCCCAACAATCATCTGAAGACTCAAAAAATAACGAGCTTGATCTTGTTAAGcaagaaagagatcaaTACGAATTTAAATACAACACTCTTCTAAGTAAGATCTCGTCTATGAAAACGGTCTTCAGTCAGATGAAAGAAGCACAACAAGAACTAGAAAATACCAGAGAGCAGCTAGATGAATATGAAAGTCAGAACATTAGTTTAAAACAGAAGCTAAAATCTAATGAATCGGAGATTCAGGATAATCAAGAAACAATTTCTACATTAAACGACGAGATAGTAAATTTGAATAAGGAGTGCGAAGGATTGAGCTCTGAGTGCCAAAATCTAAAGGATGAGGTCAAAAAATTACAACACCAGCTTGAAGACATCACTCGTGAGAGATCCAGCTTGAGCATGTCTATGAAGACTGAAATTGAGAACCTCAAATCTCAAATTGCGAATCTGgaaattattatcaataatGAGAAACAGGATAAGCGTGAACTTGAAGAGCAGATAGCAGACTTTGAGCAGCAAATAAAACAACTTACAGATATCAAGGAATCACAAAGTCAAGTTATTTCTAACCTAGAGGGACAACTTTCTGACGCTAAGACTGCCATCGATacattaaagaaagaaaaggcaGCCGAATATGCAAAGCTCAGTGAAGAAATATCACAGTTAGCCAAACATAAAGAGCAAAGTGCATCTGAAATTAATGTcatgaaggaaaaaatgaaatccatggaagaagatgttgcattaaaagaaaagtttgaacaagaagttaaagaaagagttcTCCAAATCGGTAAATTACGTCATGAGGCTATTATCCTTAACGAACATTTAACTAAGGCATTGGCGATGCTCAAGCAGAGCAATGACTCTGAAAATGTGGATAAAGAACTAATCTCCAATTTATTCATATCATTTGTTACCATTCCTAGAGGTGATCCTAAAAAGTTTGAAGTTTTGGAGCTAATTTCAAGCTTCCTTAACTGGGATGCGGACAAAAAGTCACAAGCAGGTTTAATTCAGAACCCTAATCACGTCCATACAGGCTCTCGGACCCAAAACTTCGTATCCTTATGGACagaatttttggaaaaggaaagtgaaaaatag
- the RFC1 gene encoding replication factor C subunit 1 has product MANIEEQLRAASNRNKVSTLPTKKTDDPPVIDLDLDDDDLDMLVSQPKRSRSSTQNADEDSIENKDHSPEQPAPKKQAISKLGRKTPIEKRQIESPQTVEELLNSIPSVDLDNVTTKETTQFAWKGASDDGSGGGQDIEIPEGRPDCLLGLTIVFTGTLPNLDRTTSENLAKKYGARVTKSISKKTSVVVLGEEAGPKKLENIKKLGIKAIDEEGFKALIAGMPANGGDNIEAEKARKKLKEQEEQAMRDAQKMAKEQEEKEKKSSMSKGNNLSSKEFVSESNKLWTSKYAPTDLRQLCGNKGAIQKLQNWLQSWNSGKKPQMRAVMLSGPPGIGKTTAAHLVAKSLGYDVLEKNASDVRSKGLLNSSVKYALDHKSVIGMFKNISMENQPKNGKRFVIIMDEVDGMSGGDRGGVGQLAQFCRKTNTPMILICNERNLPKMRPFDRSVLDIPFRRPDAQAVKARLMTIAMREKFKLDPNIIDRLVSVTRGDMRQIINLLSTVTTTSKSIGSDNIKSLSDNWEKNVALKIFDITPKLLSGGIYTENGAKQFPLYKKMELYFDDFDFTPLMIQENYTSTTPTLLRPGDTHLSAVAAAAESISEGDLVDKKIRSADQQWSLLPLHAVLSTVRPSSKVAGNITKRINFSAFLGQNSKMGKYYRLLQDIQYHTRLSTSTNKLGLRLQYMPTMKKHLLDPLITGGKDGIQDIIEFMDNYYLSKEHWDAIMEFYVGRDKTEDVLKSIPSATKSAFTRAYNSTSHPTPIMKLGSSNVKGTSVARPDFEDVVDVDDEVVAEEEETKDNNEIDFKKDKFIKQVNKKKTKAKPRKNTSKN; this is encoded by the coding sequence ATGGCAAACATTGAGGAGCAATTGAGGGCAGCAAGTAACCGGAACAAGGTATCAACTCTGCCGACTAAGAAGACCGACGACCCACCTGTGATTGATTTAGATctagatgatgatgatttggacATGCTAGTCTCccaaccaaaaagaagtcgTAGCAGTACTCAGAATGCCGATGAAGATAGCATTGAAAACAAGGATCACAGCCCAGAACAGCCTGCGCCTAAGAAACAAGCAATAAGCAAACTTGGCAGAAAAACTCCAATTGAGAAAAGACAGATTGAATCACCACAAACGGTTGAAGAACTCCTAAACTCCATACCTTCTGTGGATCTCGATAACGTCACTACTAAGGAGACTACTCAATTTGCTTGGAAGGGAGCGAGTGATGACGGTTCTGGAGGTGGACAAGATATAGAAATACCTGAAGGACGACCAGATTGTCTGCTAGGTTTAACCATTGTATTTACAGGGACACTTCCTAACCTGGACCGGACTACTTCTGAGAATTTGGCCAAAAAGTACGGCGCTCGTGTTACGAAATCgatatcaaagaagacTTCAGTGGTAGTATTGGGAGAAGAAGCTGGACCAAagaaacttgaaaatataaagaaattgGGAATTAAGGCAatagatgaagaaggatTTAAGGCCCTCATCGCTGGTATGCCAGCTAATGGAGGTGACAATATTGAAGCAGAAAAGGCAAGAAAGAAGCTAAAAGAGCAAGAGGAGCAGGCCATGAGAGATGCCCAAAAAATGGCgaaagagcaagaagagaaggagaagaaaagctCAATGAGTAAGGGTAATAATTTGTCCAGTAAGGAATTTGTGAGTGAATCTAATAAGCTATGGACATCTAAGTATGCGCCGACAGACTTGAGACAACTCTGTGGTAATAAAGGTGCGATCCAGAAATTACAAAACTGGCTACAAAGTTGGAATTCTGGTAAAAAGCCTCAAATGAGAGCTGTAATGCTTTCAGGTCCACCAGGTATTGGTAAGACAACTGCAGCACACTTAGTTGCGAAATCTTTAGGATATGACGTGCTCGAGAAGAACGCTTCTGATGTTCGTTCAAAAGGTTTACTAAACTCTAGTGTAAAATACGCATTAGATCACAAATCTGTCATTGGTATgttcaaaaatatttcaatGGAAAATCAGCCCAAAAATGGTAAAcgttttgttattattatggaTGAAGTTGATGGTATGAGTGGTGGTGACAGGGGTGGAGTTGGTCAATTGGCCCAGTTTTGTAGGAAGACAAACACTCCCATGATCCTTATATGTAATGAGCGCAACTTACCGAAAATGAGACCATTCGATCGTTCCGTTCTCGATATACCTTTCAGAAGGCCGGATGCACAAGCTGTAAAAGCTCGTTTAATGACAATAGCCATGCGAGAGAAGTTCAAGCTTGACCCTAACATCATAGACAGACTAGTATCTGTTACGAGAGGTGATATGAGACAGATAATTAATCTTTTATCTACGGTTACCACTACATCGAAGTCAATTGGCAGTGATAATATAAAATCACTCTCCGATAACTGGGAGAAAAATGTGGCATTGAAGATATTTGACATTACTCCAAAACTTCTAAGTGGTGGTATATATACCGAAAATGGTGCTAAACAATTCCCtttatacaaaaaaatggaattGTACTTTGACGATTTTGACTTCACCCCGTTAATGATACAAGAGAATTATACTTCCACGACACCAACTCTATTGAGACCCGGCGATACACATCTAAGTGCAgtggctgctgctgcagaATCAATTTCAGAAGGTGACCTTGTCGACAAAAAAATCCGTAGTGCTGACCAGCAATGGTCTTTGCTACCACTACATGCAGTATTATCTACTGTAAGGCCCTCTTCGAAAGTTGCTGGTAATATaacaaaaagaatcaattTCTCAGCCTTTTTGGGCCAAAACTCCAAAATGGGTAAATACTACAGACTATTGCAAGATATTCAGTACCATACTAGATTGAGCACATCAACAAACAAATTAGGTTTACGTTTACAATATATGCCAACGATGAAAAAACACCTACTAGATCCATTGATTACAGGCGGTAAAGATGGTATTCAAGATATTATTGAGTTCATGGACAACTACTATTTATCAAAAGAACATTGGGATGCAATAATGGAATTTTACGTTGGAAGAGATAAAACAGAAGATGTTCTCAAATCAATACCTTCGGCAACCAAATCAGCATTCACTCGTGCCTACAATAGTACATCACATCCAACTCCTATCATGAAGTTGGGCTCTTCTAATGTGAAGGGAACCTCAGTGGCACGTCCAGACTTCgaagatgttgttgatgttgatgatgaagtggtcgctgaagaagaagagacaaaGGATAACAACGaaattgatttcaaaaaggataaatttatcaaacaagttaataagaagaagaccaaaGCTAAACCAAGGAAAAATACATCTAAAAACTAG
- the MGM1 gene encoding dynamin-related GTPase MGM1, with protein sequence MIGKVIRIPAYIGGGAAALGSYVAYKVNEAGSFTGEQLSKFKDFTGDMRERLGDWLQKDGQSGDGGNNSNNNGSDTVAAATLLASMSDDESDEDKKTKEGEDDDEDDEDEEDDENDETEDNTQDEMLNLTKQMIEIRSILNKVDSSSANLTLPSIVVIGSQSSGKSSVLESIVGKDFLPKGSNMVTRRPIELTLVNTPNSQEITADFPSLRIYNLKDFKEVKRLLMEMNMAVPSTEAVSDDPIQLTIKSATVPDLSLVDLPGYIQVEAVDQPLELKSKIRQLCDKYLEDPNIILAISAADVDLANSAALRASKVADPQGLRTIGVITKLDLVDAKTARAILNNKKYPLKMGYVGVITKSPQSNTVHRLFDNKSSGNGFFSKKGDQAETLAITQTKQFERSFFKEHKKDFSTCQVGTKKLREKLIKILEVSMSNALEPTSRLIQQELDDTAYLFKVEFNDRQLTPKSYLLNNVDVLKVAIKEFQEKFSRNDLKSILKADLDQKVLDLLAVRYWKDLNLSELSNTRDEIDESSALYWHRKLELAQSSLTKIGVGRLSTSLVTNAIIQELTNILNQSQLRNHDLIKELVTNTAVNVLNSKYYSTADQVENCIKPFKYEIDLEDRDWSLAQEHSIALVKEELRQCNERYNMIKNGVGSRKLSQVVQFLKQDPNRKETLGFSALLLERGHEAMFLQDRSALLNFRLKFLKNKCFSVSQKDKCPEVFLNAVSDKLTSTAVLFLNVELLSDFFYNFPIELDKKLSQLSDEQVEMFAKEDSRIARHIELQKRKELLELALEKIDSILVFRKSYKGLSQPK encoded by the coding sequence ATGATAGGAAAGGTGATTCGGATTCCGGCTTATATAGGTGGAGGAGCCGCAGCGCTTGGGTCTTATGTTGCTTATAAAGTTAATGAGGCGGGATCATTTACTGGCGAACAGCTTTCTAAGTTTAAGGATTTTACTGGGGACATGAGAGAAAGACTAGGTGATTGGTTGCAGAAGGATGGCCAATCTGGAGATGGCGGaaataatagtaacaatAACGGTTCCGATACTGTAGCAGCTGCTACATTACTGGCTTCAATGTCGGATGATGAAAGCGATGAAGATAAAAAGACAAAGGAAGGagaagatgacgatgaagacgatgaagacgaagaagacgacgaaaatgatgaaaccGAGGATAACACACAGGATGAAATGTTGAACTTAACTAAACAGATGATTGAAATCAGATCTATTCTAAACAAGGTGGACTCTAGCTCAGCTAACCTAACATTGCCATCTATAGTGGTTATCGGTTCTCAGTCAAGTGGTAAATCTTCTGTCTTGGAATCCATAGTTGGCAAGGATTTCTTACCAAAGGGTTCGAATATGGTAACACGAAGACCAATAGAGTTAACCTTAGTCAATACCCCTAACTCACAAGAAATAACAGCTGATTTCCCAAGTTTGAGAATATATAATTTGAAAGATTTCAAGGAAGTTAAGCGTCTTCTTATGGAAATGAATATGGCCGTACCAAGTACAGAAGCAGTGTCTGATGATCCAATCCAACTAACCATAAAATCTGCTACTGTTCCTGACCTTTCATTAGTGGATCTTCCCGGATATATTCAAGTCGAGGCTGTTGACCAGCCGTTAGAACTAAAGTCCAAGATTCGCCAGTTATGTGACAAATATCTCGAAGATCCAAATATAATTTTAGCTATATCTGCTGCTGATGTTGATCTTGCTAATAGTGCGGCTCTCCGTGCCTCGAAAGTTGCCGATCCCCAAGGATTGAGAACGATTGGTGTTATTACAAAACTCGATCTCGTTGATGCCAAAACAGCAAGAGCCATTcttaataataaaaaatacCCACTAAAAATGGGTTACGTTGGTGTTATTACAAAAAGCCCACAATCGAACACTGTGCATCGATTGTTTGATAATAAATCATCAGGAAACGGCTTTTTCTCTAAAAAGGGGGACCAAGCGGAGACGTTGGCTATAACTCAAACGAAGCAGTTCGAacgttctttttttaaagaGCATAAGAAGGATTTCTCCACATGTCAAGTTGGAACTAAGAAACTAAGAGAAAAGCTAATTAAAATCTTAGAAGTTTCTATGAGCAATGCCCTTGAACCAACTTCAAGATTAATACAACAGGAATTAGATGATACTGCATATTTGTTTAAGGTGGAATTTAACGATCGTCAATTAACTCCAAAATCATACTTATTAAACAATGTTGATGTGTTAAAAGTCGCAATCAAGGagtttcaagaaaagttcaGTAGAAATGATTTGAAGTCTATACTCAAAGCGGATTTAGATCAAAAGGTCCTTGATTTACTTGCTGTTAGATATTGGAAAGACTTAAACTTGTCTGAACTTTCAAATACAAGGGACGAAATAGACGAATCATCGGCACTTTATTGGCACAGAAAACTAGAGTTAGCTCAATCTAGTCTAACTAAAATTGGAGTGGGAAGGCTTTCAACCAGTTTAGTCACAAACGCTATTATCCAAGAGTTGACTAACATCCTAAACCAGTCACAACTAAGAAATCATGACTTAATCAAAGAATTGGTCACCAACACTGCCGTAAACGTATTGAATTCAAAGTATTATTCTACCGCGGATCAAGTAGAGAATTGTATCAAACCATTTAAGTACGAAATTGATCTGGAAGATAGAGATTGGTCTCTCGCTCAAGAACATTCAATTGCACTagttaaagaagaactacGTCAGTGTAATGAGAGGTATAATATGATTAAGAATGGGGTTGGCAGTAGAAAATTAAGCCAGGTAGTGCAATTTTTAAAGCAAGATCCTAATAGGAAAGAGACTCTTGGGTTTTCTGCCCTTTTATTAGAACGAGGACATGAAGCAATGTTCTTACAAGACAGATCTGCTCTATTAAACTTTAGattgaagtttttgaagaataagTGTTTCTCAGTAAGCCAGAAGGATAAATGCCCTGAGGTGTTCTTAAATGCAGTTAGCGACAAATTAACGTCTACTgctgttcttttcttaaaCGTGGAGCTATTAAGTGATTTCTTCTACAACTTTCCAATAGAGTTAGATAAGAAGTTAAGTCAATTATCAGATGAGCAAGTTGAAATGTTTGCTAAAGAGGATTCCAGGATTGCAAGACATATTGAATTACAAAAGCGTAAAGAGTTATTAGAACTCGCTTTAGAGAAGATTGACTCAATTCTAGTGTTTAGGAAATCATATAAAGGCCTGTCGCAGCCAAAGTGA
- the STE4 gene encoding G protein subunit beta, with translation MVGADTANYVIRPQELIVQEHPAYHAADNIQEKIRVAKTECKQLYDHINRIKGEIQDTQLMNLSHSINSLNGINLQPIRTLKGHSNKISDLKWSQDSKSILSSSQDGFIIIWDPMTGLKKSAIPLLSQWVLASAISPNGDFVASAGLDNHCTVYRVAKDNKIQQNVISIFKGHTCYISATEFLNDRTILTASGDMTCAMWDIPKSKRIREYIDHLGDVLTMDLPPAQTPRYGNNFISGGSDGYAYLWDVRQPNSVQSFFVSDSDISSIKFFNNGESFMTGSDDGAARLFDLRSDCQISTYSLSSAFHQQRQANPTYQSGQKLRYGSSSSSTSSGHIPRTPQSVNFKETYIEDQGIISIDFSRSGRIMFACYADYGCAVWDIIKGEMIGKIDGHRNRVNAVKTSPNGLVVASSSWDMTIKLWAPTCR, from the coding sequence ATGGTTGGCGCAGATACGGCGAACTATGTTATTCGCCCTCAAGAACTgattgttcaagaacatcCGGCATACCATGCAGCAGACAACATACAGGAAAAGATTAGAGTTGCGAAGACTGAATGTAAACAATTATATGATCACATTAACAGAATAAAGGGAGAGATTCAAGACACGCAGTTAATGAATCTTTCACATAGCATCAATTCGTTGAATGGTATTAACTTACAGCCGATTCGAACGTTAAAAGGGCATAGTAATAAGATATCGGATCTAAAATGGAGTCAAGATTCAAAAAGTATTCTCAGTTCTAGTCAAGACGGTTTCATCATTATATGGGATCCCATGACAGgtttaaaaaaaagtgcCATTCCGTTACTATCACAATGGGTGCTAGCTAGCGCCATAAGTCCAAACGGAGACTTTGTTGCAAGTGCAGGGTTAGATAATCATTGTACTGTTTACCGTGTAGCTAAGGATAACAAAATACAGCAGAATGTCATATCCATATTCAAAGGACATACTTGTTACATATCTGCCACAGAATTTCTTAATGATCGTACAATACTCACTGCAAGTGGTGATATGACATGTGCAATGTGGGACATACCAAAGAGTAAAAGGATCAGGGAATATATTGATCATCTAGGTGATGTTTTAACTATGGATCTTCCACCGGCACAAACACCAAGATATGGTAACAATTTTATTTCCGGAGGTTCCGATGGATACGCCTACCTTTGGGATGTAAGACAGCCAAATTCGGTACAGAGTTTCTTTGTGAGTGATAGTGATATAAGCTCCATTAAATTCTTTAACAATGGTGAGTCTTTCATGACCGGTTCAGATGATGGAGCTGCAAGGTTATTTGACCTGAGGAGTGATTGTCAAATATCAACATATTCCCTTTCTTCAGCATTTCATCAGCAGCGTCAAGCAAATCCCACATATCAATCTGGACAAAAACTACGTTACGgttcatcctcatcttccaCCTCTTCGGGTCATATTCCCAGGACACCACAATCAGTAAACTTTAAAGAGACCTATATTGAAGATCAAGGAATAATATCCATAGATTTTAGTCGTTCAGGGAGAATTATGTTTGCTTGTTATGCTGATTACGGTTGTGCAGTTTGGGATATAATTAAGGGGGAAATGATTGGTAAGATTGACGGTCATCGGAACAGAGTTAATGCCGTAAAAACAAGTCCAAATGGGTTGGTTGTCGCATCAAGTTCATGGGATATGACTATCAAATTGTGGGCTCCGACCTGTAGATAA
- the AIM41 gene encoding Aim41p: MLAKDNLKKTTIRGLLSAIKNKEIDNKSKDLDEFALYDIYSKLISQRADSINEFIKNKREDLVDKEASEIKIIEVYRDALPVASQKEVDARVLDILKTFKNEDPKMQLKQIFQKIDWKTLPNDLKASPAAIRSSIGAQFKNVFSN; encoded by the coding sequence ATGCTTGCCAAGGataacttgaagaagacaacAATTAGAGGTCTTTTATCTGCTATCAAAAACAAGGAGATTGATAACAAGAGCAAGGACCTAGACGAATTTGCTTTGTACGATATCTACTCCAAGCTAATCTCTCAAAGAGCCGACTCTATCAACGAATttatcaagaacaaaagggAGGACTTAGTTGATAAGGAAGCTAGTGAAATAAAGATTATTGAAGTATACCGCGATGCCTTACCAGTTGCAtctcaaaaagaagtagaCGCTCGGGTCTTGGATATCCTAAAGACGTTCAAGAATGAAGATCCAAAGATGCAATTAAAAcaaatctttcaaaaaatcGACTGGAAAACTTTACCTAATGATTTAAAAGCATCACCTGCAGCTATTCGCTCTAGCATTGGCGCTCAATTTAAAAACGTTTTCAGTAATTGA
- the TBF1 gene encoding Tbf1p, with translation MTDVVKHDIHVFDSILPKLPESLQLLLKVLPVLDGVTVQLLQYFCANPFNTTLAIVSEDISNLYYVETQMFNSLLTVFKRLLCYYNKDPTTLKVSHILPGVWHDHHTPPSFIQSHERYILSVLRKVNLCLFMLTLLGKLPFGIDFLAYNFIEIFCYNVESSKIEDLVNADQTRLLYGRLKKPQTVIYLDLMTQYYISMISSSVGKHSQTSDLLEKVFPDTILEEFRNKTIKYNGSILQIELQCTDSESDFKQRCARRKMAILETLDLESLKQKYDWEERCKEVFNYAVKEAEVLLYGKRGKSTLELTSFPAKQRMDDTSNAVTNNKTDKPHVEVYVLSRKKDSLPEIGIASTAGAIKESNTLNSSELANKAFKPKLKQKKMWTKEEEDCLREGLLNNGPAWSKILSLYGPGGTISETLKNRSQVQLKDKARNWKMYYLKNAMPIPTYLEKVTGDLERGMKANKRRPKAGTTVIQRANEKTRYGSKSHIADDSLQQKLPKSS, from the coding sequence atGACTGATGTGGTGAAACATGATATACATGTCTTTGACTCGATACTTCCAAAGTTACCTGAAAGTTTACAACTTCTATTAAAAGTTCTTCCTGTATTAGATGGTGTCACTGTTCAGTTACTTCAATACTTCTGCGCTAACCCTTTCAATACAACATTAGCAATTGTTTCAGAAGATATTTCCAATCTTTACTATGTCGAAACTCAGATGTTTAACTCTCTCTTGACCGTATTCAAGAGGTTATTGTGCTACTATAACAAAGATCCAACAACATTAAAAGTGTCACATATTTTGCCTGGAGTGTGGCATGATCATCATACCCCACCCTCATTCATTCAATCACATGAGAGGTACATATTATCGGTTCTACGAAAGGTGAATCTATGTCTATTTATGTTGACGCTATTAGGCAAACTGCCCTTTGGTATAGATTTTCTGGCTTacaatttcattgaaatATTCTGTTATAATGTTGAAAGTTCTAAAATAGAAGATCTTGTCAATGCTGACCAAACTAGGTTATTATATGGGAGACTGAAAAAACCACAAACAGTGATCTACCTGGACCTGATGACTCAATATTACATCAGTATGATTTCTTCCAGTGTTGGTAAACACAGTCAAACTTCGGATTTATTGGAAAAAGTGTTTCCAGACACGATTTTAGAAGAATTTAGGAACAAGACGATCAAGTATAATGGTTCAATTTTGCAAATAGAACTACAATGTACTGATTCTGAATCAGATTTCAAGCAACGTTGTGCTAGACGTAAGATGGCTATACTTGAAACATTGGATTTAGAAAGCTTAAAGCAAAAATACGATTGGGAGGAACGTTGTAAAGAAGTATTCAATTACGCAGTAAAGGAGGCAGAAGTTCTTTTATATGGTAAAAGAGGAAAGAGCACGCTTGAATTAACATCTTTTCCTGCTAAACAGAGGATGGATGATACGTCAAATGCTGTAACaaataacaaaacagaCAAACCACATGTAGAGGTATATGTACTTTCGCGGAAGAAAGACTCATTGCCAGAAATAGGAATAGCATCAACAGCAGGCGCAATTAAAGAATCAAACACACTAAATTCATCAGAACTTGCAAATAAAGCATTCAAACCTAAActaaagcaaaaaaaaatgtggacaaaagaagaagaagattgttTAAGAGAAGGTTTACTAAATAATGGCCCGGCATGGTCAAAGATATTATCCCTATACGGTCCGGGAGGCACCATTTCAGAGACTCTAAAAAATAGATCACAAGTTCAACTTAAGGATAAGGCGAGAAACTGGAAAATGTATTACTTGAAAAACGCCATGCCAATTCCAACTTATCTTGAAAAAGTCACTGGTGATCTTGAACGAGGAATGAAGGCAAACAAGAGAAGACCTAAAGCGGGAACTACCGTCATTCAACGAGCTAATGAGAAGACGAGATATGGCTCTAAGTCGCATATAGCAGATGATTCTTTGCAGCAAAAGTTACCAAAATCAAGTTAG
- the RPB10 gene encoding DNA-directed RNA polymerase core subunit RPB10 codes for MIVPVRCFSCGKVVGDKWEAYLNMLQEEELEEGTALTRLGLKRYCCRRMILTHVDLIEKFLRYNPLEKRD; via the coding sequence ATGATTGTCCCTGTAAGATGTTTCTCTTGTGGTAAGGTTGTTGGTGACAAATGGGAAGCCTACTTAAACATGttgcaagaagaagaactcgAAGAAGGTACTGCTTTGACCAGATTAGGACTAAAAAGATACTGTTGCAGAAGAATGATCCTCACTCACGTTGATTTGATTGAGAAGTTCTTAAGATATAATCctttggaaaagagagatTAA